The following coding sequences are from one Pseudonocardia sp. HH130630-07 window:
- a CDS encoding ABC transporter ATP-binding protein has translation MTVAPVVLDGVTRSYGGTVALDGVDLTIEPGSLTGLLGPNGAGKSTLVNLVSGLRRADSGTVRLFGGDPRDAVNRVALGTTPQQTGLPETLRVGEIVRFVAGHFPDPVPAGELLDRFGLAGLARRQAGGLSGGQKRRLALALAFAGRPRLVLLDEPTTGLDVEGRRALWETVRAFHAGGGTVLLTTHYLDEIETLAQRVVVLAGGRVRADGDVDAVRGMVRRSRVTFRAAAIPDLPGIELAERDGDRWTVHTADADELVRDLVRSGAAFADLGVTGASLEEAFLTLTGRTG, from the coding sequence GTGACCGTGGCGCCGGTCGTCCTCGACGGCGTCACCCGGTCCTACGGTGGCACCGTCGCGCTCGACGGCGTCGACCTCACCATCGAGCCCGGCAGCCTGACCGGCCTGCTCGGCCCGAACGGCGCCGGGAAGTCCACGCTGGTCAACCTGGTCTCCGGGCTGCGCCGGGCGGACTCCGGCACCGTCCGGCTGTTCGGCGGGGACCCGCGCGACGCGGTCAACCGGGTCGCGCTCGGCACCACCCCGCAGCAGACCGGGCTGCCGGAGACGCTGCGGGTCGGCGAGATCGTCCGGTTCGTCGCCGGGCACTTCCCGGACCCGGTCCCGGCCGGCGAGCTGCTGGACCGCTTCGGGCTCGCCGGGCTCGCGCGGCGCCAGGCCGGCGGCCTGTCCGGCGGGCAGAAGCGCCGGCTCGCGCTCGCGCTGGCCTTCGCCGGCCGGCCCCGGCTGGTGCTGCTCGACGAACCAACGACCGGCCTCGACGTCGAGGGCCGCCGGGCGCTGTGGGAGACGGTCCGCGCGTTCCACGCCGGCGGCGGCACCGTCCTGCTCACCACGCACTACCTCGACGAGATCGAGACGCTGGCGCAGCGGGTCGTCGTGCTCGCCGGCGGCCGCGTCCGGGCCGACGGCGACGTCGACGCCGTCCGCGGGATGGTCCGGCGCAGCCGGGTCACCTTCCGCGCCGCCGCGATCCCGGACCTGCCCGGCATCGAGCTCGCCGAGCGCGACGGCGACCGGTGGACCGTGCACACCGCCGACGCCGACGAGCTGGTCCGCGACCTGGTGCGCTCCGGCGCCGCGTTCGCCGACCTGGGCGTGACGGGCGCGTCCCTGGAAGAGGCGTTCCTGACCCTGACCGGGAGGACCGGATGA
- a CDS encoding alpha/beta fold hydrolase, translated as MRTAHFTDPAARERYRALYAAAVATLPPAIARDVETTHGTVRVLTCEGAPSGEPLVLLPGAGAPGVSWASSVPSLLGLGTVHLVDPLGGPGASRQDVPIRDLADQARWLRALLDGLDLASFHLVGTSMGGRIAFELARRAPAGLRTLSLLEPANTFDRIPLATVASSVGAIPGAPGWLRRRFLDRLGDGGAAGDDPVLRLVDAGMSGFASAVPHPPRPSDADLRAVTVPTLVLLGGRSTMLDAGRARERAALLPRGTVEVWPDASHALPGEFPERVAERIARLTAGPVPS; from the coding sequence ATGCGGACCGCACACTTCACCGACCCGGCGGCGCGGGAGCGCTACCGGGCGCTCTACGCCGCCGCGGTGGCGACGCTCCCGCCGGCGATCGCCCGTGACGTCGAGACCACGCACGGCACCGTCCGGGTCCTGACCTGCGAGGGGGCACCGTCCGGCGAGCCGCTGGTGCTGCTTCCCGGCGCCGGTGCGCCGGGGGTGAGCTGGGCGTCGAGCGTGCCGTCGTTGCTCGGGCTCGGGACCGTGCACCTCGTCGACCCGCTCGGGGGGCCCGGCGCGAGCCGCCAGGACGTGCCGATCCGCGACCTCGCCGACCAGGCCCGCTGGCTGCGCGCCCTGCTGGACGGGCTAGACCTCGCGTCGTTCCACCTCGTGGGGACGTCGATGGGCGGCCGGATCGCGTTCGAGCTGGCCCGCCGGGCCCCCGCGGGCCTGCGGACGCTCTCCCTGCTCGAACCGGCGAACACGTTCGACCGCATCCCGCTCGCGACGGTCGCGTCCTCGGTGGGCGCGATCCCGGGTGCCCCGGGATGGCTGCGCCGCCGCTTCCTGGACCGGCTCGGCGACGGCGGGGCCGCCGGCGACGACCCGGTCCTGCGGCTCGTCGACGCCGGGATGTCCGGCTTCGCCTCGGCGGTGCCGCACCCGCCGCGCCCGTCGGACGCCGACCTCCGCGCCGTCACCGTCCCGACCCTGGTCCTGCTCGGCGGCCGCAGCACGATGCTCGACGCCGGACGGGCCCGGGAGCGGGCCGCGCTGCTGCCCCGCGGGACGGTCGAGGTCTGGCCGGACGCCTCGCACGCGCTGCCCGGGGAGTTCCCGGAACGGGTGGCCGAGCGGATCGCCCGGCTGACGGCCGGACCGGTGCCGTCGTGA
- a CDS encoding VC0807 family protein, with protein sequence MNRRELLVTTAVDLATPLVVFYGLRAAGIGAGPALLTGAAAPAARALYVLLRYRRPEWFAVLVLVLCVASAATSLVGGDERVLLARDGLVTAALGATLLATVPGTRPALFTVGRLTLTEAGHDPAEWDRRWTASARFRGVWRWLTVGWALGLFADAGLRVVTAYTLPVDVVPAVHAVQWFAVLGILLVGGQVWLRLPRHRDLIFS encoded by the coding sequence GTGAACCGCCGCGAACTGCTGGTGACGACGGCGGTGGACCTCGCGACCCCGCTGGTCGTCTTCTACGGGTTGCGGGCCGCCGGGATCGGCGCCGGACCCGCCCTGCTCACCGGTGCCGCGGCCCCGGCCGCGCGGGCGCTGTACGTGCTGCTGCGCTACCGGCGGCCGGAGTGGTTCGCCGTCCTCGTCCTGGTGCTGTGCGTGGCGAGCGCCGCGACGTCGCTGGTCGGCGGGGACGAGCGGGTGCTGCTCGCCCGGGACGGGCTGGTCACCGCCGCCCTCGGCGCGACCCTGCTCGCGACGGTGCCCGGCACCCGGCCCGCGCTGTTCACCGTCGGGCGGCTCACCCTGACCGAGGCCGGGCACGACCCGGCCGAGTGGGACCGCCGGTGGACGGCGTCGGCCCGGTTCCGCGGCGTCTGGCGATGGCTGACCGTGGGCTGGGCGCTCGGGCTGTTCGCCGACGCCGGGCTGCGGGTGGTCACGGCGTACACGCTGCCGGTCGACGTCGTCCCGGCCGTGCACGCGGTGCAGTGGTTCGCCGTGCTCGGGATCCTGCTCGTCGGCGGGCAGGTGTGGCTGCGCCTGCCGCGCCACCGCGACCTGATCTTCAGCTGA
- the wzm gene encoding galactan export ABC transporter permease subunit Wzm/RfbD, with product MAVTVTDNEPGDVVDPDEVSSPRSWGRAFADLRAGWRQRPLWGYLGWQDIKQRYRRSVLGPLWISISMGVIALGLGILYSALFETPIATFLPHVAVGLLIWNFVSGCILEGSEVFISNEGLIKFLPAPLTLHIYRLVWRQTLFFLHNLVVWAVLMVIFPRPLGWEVLLSLPAFALLAVNGAWIAILAGILATRFRDIPPIIASVTQLVFYLTPIVWSIDILQDNEAARERASLVELNPVFHFLEILRQPLLGQEIVGRYWLVAGAITIVGWAAALVCLRNYRSRVAYWV from the coding sequence GTGGCCGTCACCGTGACCGACAACGAGCCGGGCGACGTCGTCGACCCGGACGAGGTGTCGAGCCCGCGCAGCTGGGGCCGGGCGTTCGCCGATCTCCGTGCCGGCTGGCGGCAGCGCCCGCTCTGGGGCTACCTGGGCTGGCAGGACATCAAGCAGCGCTACCGGCGCTCCGTGCTGGGCCCGCTGTGGATCTCGATCAGCATGGGCGTCATCGCGCTCGGGCTGGGCATCCTCTACTCGGCGCTGTTCGAGACGCCGATCGCGACCTTCCTCCCGCACGTGGCGGTCGGTCTGCTGATCTGGAACTTCGTCTCCGGCTGCATCCTCGAGGGCAGCGAGGTCTTCATCTCCAACGAGGGACTGATCAAGTTCCTCCCCGCGCCGCTGACCCTGCACATCTACCGCCTGGTGTGGCGGCAGACGCTGTTCTTCCTGCACAACCTGGTCGTCTGGGCCGTGCTGATGGTGATCTTCCCGCGGCCGCTGGGCTGGGAGGTGCTGCTGTCGCTGCCGGCGTTCGCCCTGCTCGCGGTGAACGGCGCCTGGATCGCGATCCTGGCCGGCATCCTCGCGACCCGGTTCCGGGACATCCCGCCGATCATCGCCAGCGTCACCCAGCTCGTGTTCTACCTGACACCGATCGTGTGGTCGATCGACATCCTGCAGGACAACGAGGCCGCCCGGGAGCGGGCCAGCCTCGTCGAGCTGAACCCGGTGTTCCACTTCCTGGAGATCCTGCGCCAGCCCCTGCTCGGGCAGGAGATCGTCGGCCGGTACTGGCTGGTGGCCGGCGCGATCACGATCGTCGGGTGGGCCGCCGCGCTGGTCTGCCTGCGCAACTACCGTTCCCGCGTCGCGTACTGGGTGTGA
- the glfT1 gene encoding galactofuranosyltransferase GlfT1, whose translation MSGPLAPGSVVGVIVTRHRADLLVDSLAAMAKQSRPVAHLIVVDNGPDQPAREAVEACPLPTTWIPSWHNLGGAGGFALGMLHALAMGADWVFLADDDGHAADETTLATLLDLATDRGLAAVSPVVADKSDPERLAFPLRRGVTWHRTRSALLAGDGDPDLLPGIASFFNGALFRASTLEVIGVPDLRLFVRGDEVELHRRMVRSGLPFGTALHATYLHPYGSDEFKPMLGGRLHAQDPGDPVKRYYTYRNRGYLMSQPGMRRIGLLELPRFAWYFLVTKRDPAGFRDWLRLLKKGRDERFDRA comes from the coding sequence GTGAGCGGCCCGCTGGCCCCCGGCTCCGTCGTCGGGGTCATCGTCACCCGGCACCGCGCCGACCTGCTCGTCGACTCGCTCGCCGCGATGGCGAAGCAGAGCCGCCCGGTGGCACACCTGATCGTCGTCGACAACGGGCCGGACCAGCCCGCCCGCGAGGCCGTCGAGGCGTGCCCGCTGCCGACGACCTGGATCCCGTCCTGGCACAACCTCGGCGGCGCAGGCGGGTTCGCACTCGGCATGCTGCACGCGCTCGCGATGGGCGCGGACTGGGTCTTCCTGGCCGACGACGACGGCCACGCGGCCGACGAGACCACCCTGGCGACCCTGCTCGACCTCGCGACCGACCGCGGGCTCGCCGCCGTGTCCCCGGTGGTCGCGGACAAGTCCGACCCCGAGCGGCTCGCGTTCCCGCTGCGCCGGGGCGTGACCTGGCACCGCACCCGCTCCGCGCTGCTCGCCGGTGACGGCGACCCGGACCTGCTGCCGGGCATCGCCTCGTTCTTCAACGGCGCGCTGTTCCGCGCCTCCACCCTGGAGGTCATCGGGGTGCCGGACCTGCGGCTGTTCGTCCGCGGGGACGAGGTCGAGCTGCACCGCCGCATGGTGCGCTCCGGGCTGCCGTTCGGCACCGCGCTGCACGCGACCTACCTGCACCCCTACGGCTCGGACGAGTTCAAGCCGATGCTGGGGGGCCGGTTGCACGCCCAGGACCCGGGCGACCCGGTCAAGCGCTACTACACCTACCGCAACCGCGGGTACCTGATGAGCCAGCCCGGGATGCGCCGGATCGGCCTCCTGGAGCTGCCGCGCTTCGCCTGGTACTTCCTGGTCACCAAGCGGGACCCGGCCGGGTTCCGGGACTGGTTGCGGCTGCTGAAGAAGGGTCGCGACGAGCGGTTCGACCGCGCCTGA
- a CDS encoding ABC transporter permease yields MSTVVAHTRYLLLEQLRIPVAVLSTALFPALVLAFFVLPFDWSSDPAQATISIGQLALFGVLSGFLFTIGIGAADDREKPWDPYLRTLPAPPSARIVARLAVGALFALLGLLPVVVLGAVLTPAHVPPVRLLAAVGMLLVAGLPFLFGGLAIGYSLPSKVALPVTQLVFFPMAFGGGLLMPPEMFPGWLQTLSGLLPVRGGRDLLIWTLDGTPPMTLAVTAFAVWTVLLALVAGWAYRRDEGRRFR; encoded by the coding sequence ATGAGTACCGTCGTCGCGCACACCCGCTACCTGCTGCTGGAGCAGCTCCGGATCCCGGTCGCGGTGCTGTCCACCGCGCTGTTCCCGGCGCTGGTGCTGGCGTTCTTCGTGCTCCCGTTCGACTGGAGCTCCGATCCCGCGCAGGCCACGATCTCGATCGGCCAGCTCGCGTTGTTCGGTGTGCTCAGCGGGTTCCTGTTCACGATCGGCATCGGCGCCGCCGACGACCGGGAGAAGCCCTGGGACCCCTACCTGCGCACGCTGCCCGCGCCGCCGTCCGCCCGGATCGTGGCCCGGCTCGCCGTCGGTGCGCTGTTCGCGCTGCTCGGGCTGCTGCCCGTGGTCGTGCTCGGCGCGGTCCTGACCCCCGCCCACGTCCCTCCGGTACGGCTGCTGGCGGCCGTCGGGATGCTGCTCGTCGCCGGGCTGCCGTTCCTGTTCGGGGGGCTCGCGATCGGCTACTCGCTGCCGTCGAAGGTGGCGCTGCCGGTGACCCAGCTCGTGTTCTTCCCGATGGCGTTCGGCGGCGGGCTGCTCATGCCACCGGAGATGTTCCCCGGCTGGCTGCAGACGCTGTCCGGGCTGCTGCCCGTGCGGGGCGGGCGGGACCTGCTGATCTGGACGCTGGACGGCACACCGCCGATGACCCTGGCCGTGACCGCGTTCGCGGTGTGGACGGTGCTGCTCGCCCTGGTCGCGGGCTGGGCCTACCGGCGCGACGAGGGCCGTCGCTTCCGCTGA
- the wzt gene encoding galactan export ABC transporter ATP-binding subunit Wzt/RfbE has protein sequence MSDSSGVEPRIRIDRAAVDFPIFDAKTRSLKKAVLGKAGGRIGTGAKVPIIEALRDITLKLDRGDRVALVGHNGAGKSTLLRLMAGIYEPTRGRSAVRGKVAPIFDLAVGMDPEISGYENILIRGLFLGMTKKQMEARIDDIAEFTELGDYLAMPLRAYSTGMRVRLALGVVTSIDPEILLLDEGIGAVDAEFLNKARGRLHELVDRSGILVFASHSDEFLADLCDTALWMEHGTIKEYGPLQEVLDHYKGRTPLEGTA, from the coding sequence GTGTCTGATTCCAGCGGGGTCGAGCCCCGGATCCGGATCGACCGGGCCGCCGTCGACTTCCCGATCTTCGACGCCAAGACCCGGTCGCTGAAGAAGGCCGTGCTCGGCAAGGCGGGCGGCCGGATCGGCACCGGGGCCAAGGTGCCGATCATCGAGGCGCTGCGCGACATCACGCTGAAGCTCGACCGGGGTGACCGGGTCGCGCTGGTCGGGCACAACGGTGCCGGCAAGTCGACGCTGCTGCGGCTGATGGCCGGCATCTACGAGCCGACCCGCGGCCGGTCCGCCGTCCGGGGCAAGGTCGCGCCGATCTTCGACCTGGCGGTCGGGATGGACCCGGAGATCTCCGGGTACGAGAACATCCTGATCCGGGGCCTGTTCCTGGGCATGACCAAGAAGCAGATGGAAGCCCGGATCGACGACATCGCCGAGTTCACCGAGCTGGGCGACTACCTGGCGATGCCGCTGCGGGCGTACTCGACGGGCATGCGGGTGCGGCTGGCGCTCGGCGTCGTCACCTCGATCGATCCGGAGATCCTGCTGCTCGACGAGGGCATCGGCGCCGTCGACGCCGAGTTCCTGAACAAGGCGCGCGGCCGGCTGCACGAGCTCGTCGACCGCTCCGGGATCCTGGTGTTCGCCTCGCACTCCGACGAGTTCCTCGCCGACCTGTGCGACACCGCGCTGTGGATGGAGCACGGCACGATCAAGGAGTACGGGCCGCTGCAGGAGGTCCTGGACCACTACAAGGGCCGGACGCCGCTGGAGGGCACCGCGTGA
- a CDS encoding GtrA family protein, whose translation MTATEPTQAASPAADGSAEPAPRGSAEPAPRHGLLRQLGSFVAIGALSAVVDFGVYHLLLNLGLWVPVAKGISFILGTTTAYLLNKRFTFTGAGTGGRGRFAGFVALYGTTFAVNVSVNSLVLHLLPPMTHAESLAWLVAQGTATAINFVMLRYVIFKD comes from the coding sequence GTGACCGCCACCGAGCCCACGCAGGCCGCGAGCCCGGCAGCCGACGGTTCGGCCGAGCCCGCACCGCGGGGTTCCGCCGAGCCCGCACCGCGTCACGGGCTCCTCCGCCAGCTCGGGAGCTTCGTCGCCATCGGGGCGCTGTCGGCGGTCGTCGACTTCGGCGTCTACCACCTGCTGCTGAACCTCGGCCTGTGGGTGCCGGTCGCCAAGGGCATCAGCTTCATCCTCGGCACCACGACGGCGTACCTGCTGAACAAGCGGTTCACCTTCACCGGGGCCGGCACCGGCGGCCGGGGCCGCTTCGCCGGTTTCGTCGCGCTCTACGGCACGACCTTCGCGGTGAACGTCAGCGTGAACTCGCTGGTCCTGCACCTGCTGCCGCCGATGACGCACGCCGAGTCGCTGGCCTGGCTGGTCGCCCAGGGCACCGCCACCGCGATCAACTTCGTCATGCTGCGGTACGTGATCTTCAAGGACTGA
- a CDS encoding transcriptional regulator has product MSELDPVIHAQARLRVTATLATLEEADRMTFPRLQELLGMTAGNLSTHLRKLEDAAYVEITKTHQRRTPVTYVALTKTGRRAFEDYTASLRALLSPQVDEEVGS; this is encoded by the coding sequence GTGAGCGAGCTCGATCCCGTCATCCACGCCCAGGCCCGGCTCCGTGTGACCGCCACGCTGGCCACGCTGGAGGAGGCCGACCGGATGACGTTCCCCCGCCTGCAGGAGCTGCTCGGGATGACCGCCGGGAACCTGTCGACGCACCTGCGCAAGCTCGAGGACGCCGCCTACGTCGAGATCACCAAGACCCACCAGCGCCGGACCCCGGTCACCTACGTGGCCCTGACGAAGACCGGGCGCCGGGCGTTCGAGGACTACACCGCGAGCCTGCGTGCGCTGCTGTCCCCTCAGGTCGACGAGGAGGTCGGATCGTGA
- a CDS encoding bacterial proteasome activator family protein — translation MSDEQETPEERVVVVGADGRPVGMATVPAGDGVDDDPQSPASMVEQPAKVMRIGTMIKQLLEEVKAAPLDEASRSRLKEIHENSVKELEEGLAPELREELNRLSLPFTADATPSEGELRIAQAQLVGWLEGLFHGIQTALFAQQMAARAQLEQMRRGLPPGAAAGMEQQMPDGMGRGTGQYL, via the coding sequence ATGAGCGACGAGCAGGAGACCCCCGAGGAGCGGGTCGTGGTGGTCGGCGCCGACGGCCGCCCCGTGGGCATGGCGACCGTCCCGGCCGGCGACGGCGTCGACGACGACCCGCAGAGCCCGGCGTCGATGGTCGAGCAGCCCGCGAAGGTCATGCGGATCGGCACGATGATCAAGCAGCTGCTGGAGGAGGTGAAGGCGGCCCCGCTGGACGAGGCGTCCCGCAGCCGGCTCAAGGAGATCCACGAGAACTCCGTGAAGGAGCTCGAGGAGGGCCTGGCGCCGGAGCTGCGCGAGGAGCTGAACCGGCTGAGCCTGCCGTTCACCGCGGACGCGACGCCCTCGGAGGGCGAGCTGCGGATCGCCCAGGCCCAGCTGGTCGGCTGGCTGGAGGGGCTGTTCCACGGCATCCAGACCGCGCTGTTCGCCCAGCAGATGGCGGCCCGCGCCCAGCTGGAGCAGATGCGCCGGGGCCTCCCGCCCGGCGCGGCCGCCGGCATGGAGCAGCAGATGCCCGACGGCATGGGCCGGGGCACCGGGCAGTACCTCTGA
- a CDS encoding DUF1707 SHOCT-like domain-containing protein produces MSSPRLPGERREIRISDADRERVAERLNRAMAEGRISVEELQDRLRTVYAARFSSDVHPVLADLPGDPLNLSVDVLATPVGPPTVLRGGVGGLRRRGDWVVPPRLRVQSSIGSVLLDFCDAQLPMPVVEVELELGAGSARLLVPEGATADVDGLVSAYGSVRSKVPARAVHGRPHFRVYGRTAAGSVTVRSRYAFAGRSF; encoded by the coding sequence GTGAGCAGTCCGCGGCTTCCCGGTGAGCGGCGCGAGATCAGGATCTCCGACGCCGACCGCGAGCGCGTGGCCGAACGGCTGAACCGCGCGATGGCCGAGGGCCGGATCTCCGTCGAGGAGCTCCAGGACCGGCTGCGCACCGTCTACGCGGCCCGGTTCTCCTCCGACGTGCACCCGGTGCTCGCCGATCTCCCCGGCGATCCGCTGAACCTCAGCGTGGACGTGCTGGCGACACCGGTCGGCCCGCCCACCGTGCTGCGCGGCGGGGTCGGTGGCCTGCGCCGGCGCGGTGACTGGGTCGTCCCGCCGCGGCTGCGGGTGCAGAGCTCGATCGGGTCGGTGCTGCTGGACTTCTGCGACGCGCAGCTGCCGATGCCGGTGGTGGAGGTCGAGCTGGAGCTGGGTGCCGGGTCGGCCCGGCTGCTCGTCCCGGAGGGCGCCACCGCCGACGTCGACGGCCTGGTCTCGGCCTACGGCTCGGTCCGGTCGAAGGTGCCGGCCCGCGCGGTGCACGGCCGTCCGCACTTCCGGGTGTACGGCCGTACCGCGGCCGGATCGGTGACGGTGCGGTCGCGCTACGCCTTCGCCGGGCGGAGCTTCTGA
- a CDS encoding GNAT family N-acetyltransferase: MDVLPAPIDPVPDPWPVSGLVLRTPRLELRPDDDSSVRELVAMAQTSGIHPADRMPFLTSWTETEPRLFGRKVLQYFWSTRAETSPEDWSLLFVVRAGGTVIGLQELAGKRFGVLREVRTGSYLGLPYQGTGYGTEMRAAVLAFAFDHLGATTARSEYMDGNAASAGVSARLGYVPDGTALIASRDRPVVEHRQLLARDAFARPGWELRVGGYTGAVAGFLDGDLPPG, translated from the coding sequence ATGGACGTCCTGCCTGCGCCGATCGACCCCGTCCCGGACCCGTGGCCGGTCTCCGGGCTGGTGCTGCGCACCCCGAGGCTGGAACTGCGCCCGGACGACGACTCCTCGGTCCGCGAGCTGGTCGCGATGGCCCAGACCTCCGGTATCCATCCCGCTGACCGGATGCCGTTCCTGACGTCCTGGACCGAGACCGAGCCGCGGCTGTTCGGGCGGAAGGTGCTGCAGTACTTCTGGTCCACCCGGGCCGAGACCTCCCCGGAGGACTGGAGCCTGCTGTTCGTGGTCCGGGCCGGCGGCACCGTGATCGGCCTGCAGGAGCTGGCCGGCAAGCGGTTCGGGGTCCTGCGCGAGGTGCGGACCGGCTCCTACCTGGGCCTGCCGTACCAGGGCACGGGCTACGGGACCGAGATGCGGGCCGCGGTGCTGGCGTTCGCGTTCGACCACCTGGGGGCGACGACGGCCCGCTCGGAGTACATGGACGGGAACGCCGCGTCGGCCGGGGTCTCGGCCCGGCTCGGCTACGTGCCCGACGGGACGGCGCTGATCGCCTCCCGGGACCGGCCGGTGGTCGAGCACCGGCAGCTGCTGGCCCGTGACGCGTTCGCCCGTCCCGGCTGGGAGCTGCGGGTCGGCGGTTACACCGGGGCGGTCGCCGGGTTCCTCGACGGAGACCTGCCCCCGGGCTGA
- a CDS encoding NAD(P)H-quinone oxidoreductase → MKAITLAEYGGPEHMAWTEVPDPAPGAGEVVVDVVASAVNRADLLQVQGNYPVPPGASDILGLECSGRISALGEGVTGWSVGDEVCALLAGGGYAEKVAVPAAQLLPIPDGVSLEEAGGLPEVACTVWSNVFMEGRLAAGETFLVQGGSSGIGTHAIQVAAALGARVAATAGHADRLQFCRDLGADIVIDYHDDVAARLKEATDGRGADVILDNMGAKGLANNLSALATDGRLMIIGMQGGVKAEINLGALLAKRGHVSAMGLRGRPVEGPNSKAAIVEQVRDRVWPLFAAGSVRPVVFERYPMSGAADAHRRLADGGVTGKLLLCNPGS, encoded by the coding sequence ATGAAGGCGATCACCCTGGCGGAGTACGGCGGACCGGAGCACATGGCCTGGACGGAGGTCCCGGACCCGGCGCCGGGCGCGGGCGAGGTGGTCGTCGACGTCGTCGCCTCCGCGGTCAACCGGGCCGACCTGCTGCAGGTGCAGGGCAACTACCCGGTGCCGCCGGGTGCGTCGGACATCCTGGGCCTGGAGTGCTCCGGCCGGATCTCCGCGCTCGGCGAGGGCGTCACCGGCTGGTCGGTCGGGGACGAGGTGTGCGCGCTGCTCGCCGGGGGCGGCTACGCGGAGAAGGTCGCGGTGCCCGCGGCGCAGCTGCTGCCGATCCCGGACGGCGTCTCGCTGGAGGAGGCCGGCGGGCTGCCCGAGGTCGCCTGCACCGTCTGGTCGAACGTGTTCATGGAGGGCCGGCTGGCCGCGGGCGAGACGTTCCTGGTCCAGGGCGGCTCGTCCGGGATCGGGACGCACGCGATCCAGGTCGCGGCGGCCCTCGGTGCCCGGGTGGCCGCCACCGCGGGGCACGCCGACCGGCTGCAGTTCTGCCGCGACCTCGGCGCCGACATCGTGATCGACTACCACGACGACGTCGCGGCCCGGCTGAAGGAGGCCACCGACGGCCGCGGCGCCGACGTCATCCTGGACAACATGGGCGCCAAGGGACTGGCGAACAACCTGTCCGCCCTCGCCACCGACGGCCGTCTGATGATCATCGGCATGCAGGGCGGGGTGAAGGCGGAGATCAACCTCGGTGCGCTGCTCGCCAAGCGCGGGCACGTGTCCGCGATGGGCCTGCGCGGACGGCCGGTCGAGGGACCGAACTCCAAGGCGGCGATCGTCGAGCAGGTCCGGGACCGGGTGTGGCCGCTGTTCGCCGCGGGCTCGGTCCGCCCGGTGGTGTTCGAGCGGTACCCGATGTCCGGCGCCGCCGACGCGCACCGCAGGCTCGCCGACGGCGGCGTCACCGGGAAGCTCCTGCTGTGCAACCCGGGCTCCTGA